The following coding sequences lie in one Kamptonema formosum PCC 6407 genomic window:
- a CDS encoding MlaE family lipid ABC transporter permease subunit, giving the protein MLLQPSLTLSQTNSSSLGLWSQRFLAAILLGGQVTLHLFTRTIHRRNTLDQMVAVGPESLLIALVTAGFVGMVFTIQVAREFIALGVTNAVGGVLAVSLARELGPVLTAVIIAGRVGSAFAAEIGTMQVTEQIDALYILKTDPIDYLVIPRVIACCLMLPILTILSLVTGMAGGLLIATRMYGVPPVVFLESARNFLTPWDICAPAIKAFVFGALIAVIGTSWGLTTTGGAKGVGQSTTTAVVTSMLAIFICNFFLSWLMFQGTGSMALQRLGN; this is encoded by the coding sequence ATGTTGTTACAGCCATCCTTAACCTTGAGTCAGACTAATTCTTCCAGCCTGGGATTGTGGAGTCAGCGATTTCTAGCAGCAATACTGCTGGGTGGCCAAGTGACTCTGCACCTGTTCACTCGCACTATTCATCGCCGCAACACCCTTGACCAAATGGTGGCTGTGGGCCCGGAATCCCTACTCATCGCCTTGGTGACTGCGGGTTTTGTGGGTATGGTGTTTACAATTCAGGTAGCGCGGGAGTTTATTGCCTTGGGTGTAACTAACGCCGTTGGTGGTGTACTAGCTGTCTCTTTAGCACGCGAACTTGGCCCAGTCTTGACAGCAGTGATTATTGCTGGGCGAGTCGGCTCTGCTTTTGCTGCTGAAATTGGCACTATGCAAGTAACAGAGCAGATTGATGCTCTCTATATCCTCAAAACTGACCCGATTGATTACCTGGTAATTCCTCGCGTTATTGCTTGCTGTCTGATGTTGCCAATTTTGACCATCTTATCTCTGGTAACGGGTATGGCTGGGGGTCTGCTGATTGCTACCAGGATGTATGGCGTTCCTCCCGTCGTGTTTTTGGAATCTGCCCGAAACTTTCTCACGCCTTGGGATATTTGTGCTCCAGCTATCAAAGCTTTTGTTTTCGGCGCTTTAATTGCGGTGATTGGTACGAGTTGGGGTTTGACGACTACTGGCGGTGCTAAAGGTGTTGGACAGTCTACTACGACTGCTGTTGTGACTTCTATGCTTGCGATCTTTATCTGCAATTTTTTCTTGTCTTGGTTGATGTTTCAGGGCACTGGTAGTATGGCTCTCCAGCGACTAGGTAATTAA
- the rppA gene encoding two-component system response regulator RppA, whose product MRILLVEDDVNQLEPLQTALSEAGHIVDGIEDGAIAQCILSQRDYDLLILDWLLPKVSGLSLCQQYRRLGKTAPVLLLTAKDTTVDKISGLDAGADDYLIKPADVFELLARVRALGRRSPVWQGDTLQVEDLTLHLSTLTMERGDRSMLLSRREFQFLEYLMRHPRQVLSRGQIEQALWEWGSEPESNAITTLVRRLRQRLQAVGAVTWLETIYGMGYRLNPDV is encoded by the coding sequence ATGCGAATTCTGCTAGTAGAAGACGATGTGAATCAACTCGAACCGCTTCAAACTGCTCTCTCTGAGGCAGGACATATTGTAGATGGTATAGAAGATGGGGCGATCGCTCAATGTATTTTATCGCAGCGGGACTATGACCTGTTGATCCTGGATTGGTTATTACCTAAAGTCAGCGGCTTAAGCTTGTGTCAGCAATACCGCCGTCTGGGAAAAACTGCCCCAGTGTTGCTGTTGACTGCTAAAGATACGACTGTTGATAAAATTAGTGGTTTAGATGCTGGAGCGGATGATTATCTGATTAAACCTGCCGATGTGTTTGAACTGCTGGCGCGGGTGCGGGCCTTGGGACGGCGATCCCCAGTTTGGCAAGGGGATACTTTACAGGTTGAAGACCTGACTCTACATCTATCAACGCTGACAATGGAACGCGGCGATCGCAGTATGCTTTTATCGAGGCGCGAATTTCAATTTTTGGAGTATCTCATGCGTCACCCTCGTCAAGTCCTTTCTCGCGGTCAAATAGAGCAAGCTTTGTGGGAGTGGGGCAGCGAACCGGAGAGTAATGCGATTACTACTCTGGTGCGTCGTCTGCGGCAGCGATTGCAGGCGGTGGGTGCTGTCACTTGGCTAGAAACTATATATGGTATGGGATATCGCTTGAATCCAGATGTTTAA
- a CDS encoding sensor histidine kinase: MFNRSRRNLAQWFTLSMGTILIVFAGIIYYQRSVNHLEESDRLLYKKARVMAANIDYGWHQGKERIDLSNVPILGNYSPPPDSEIIYVRWYSATGELQQFYGMQPLDRIQAIAAFETIQSPSNWLRQLTLPVDYNGRTIGYLQIAIPLTDARNTLRELLIVMVVTVPLTLGAISLVGWFLGGLAMQPIRISYTQLQRFTSDASHELRAPLAIILSNAQVGLLSPVEAGKPKHTRLEKIAETVKSMNRLVTDLLFLARQAGHLDPNSMQSIDLKELLKDAIATLSIQIVERQLTLNLQLPEDRVIIKGNADLLKQAIANLLTNACKYTLPGGTVWLRLLHQCHRLLIQVEDTGIGIPEADLPQIFDRFYRVDEERTREKGGYGLGLAIAQQIVEAHGGQLTVSSQVGKGSLFQIELPL; encoded by the coding sequence ATGTTTAATCGTAGCCGTCGCAATCTTGCCCAGTGGTTTACGCTGTCGATGGGGACTATTCTGATCGTTTTTGCCGGCATTATTTACTACCAGCGATCGGTTAACCACTTAGAAGAAAGCGATCGCCTACTCTACAAAAAAGCAAGAGTTATGGCTGCCAATATCGATTATGGTTGGCACCAAGGAAAAGAACGCATCGATCTGAGTAACGTTCCGATTCTGGGGAATTATTCTCCCCCGCCTGACAGTGAGATTATTTACGTTCGCTGGTATTCGGCCACTGGAGAACTACAACAATTTTATGGGATGCAACCCTTGGATCGGATTCAGGCGATCGCGGCCTTTGAAACCATTCAATCTCCCTCCAACTGGCTGCGACAATTAACACTACCAGTTGACTACAACGGACGCACGATTGGCTACCTCCAAATTGCTATCCCGTTGACAGATGCTCGGAATACACTCAGAGAGTTGCTGATCGTAATGGTGGTAACAGTGCCTTTGACCTTGGGCGCGATTAGCTTAGTAGGTTGGTTTTTAGGCGGGTTGGCGATGCAACCTATTAGGATTTCCTATACTCAACTACAACGTTTTACCTCTGATGCCTCCCATGAATTAAGGGCACCGCTTGCCATCATTCTTAGTAATGCCCAGGTTGGGTTACTCAGTCCAGTTGAGGCAGGTAAGCCTAAGCACACTCGATTAGAAAAGATTGCGGAAACGGTTAAGTCGATGAATCGGTTAGTGACCGATCTCTTGTTTTTAGCACGACAGGCAGGACATTTAGACCCGAACTCGATGCAATCGATTGACTTGAAGGAGTTGTTGAAAGATGCGATCGCCACTTTATCAATACAGATTGTTGAGCGGCAGTTAACGCTTAATTTACAACTCCCTGAAGACAGAGTTATTATCAAAGGCAATGCAGATTTATTAAAACAAGCGATCGCGAATCTACTCACTAATGCTTGTAAATATACCTTGCCTGGAGGAACAGTATGGTTGCGTTTATTGCATCAATGTCATCGCCTTTTAATTCAAGTAGAAGATACGGGAATCGGCATTCCAGAGGCAGATTTGCCACAGATTTTTGACCGATTTTACCGAGTTGATGAGGAACGAACGCGGGAGAAAGGTGGCTATGGATTGGGATTAGCGATCGCCCAGCAAATTGTGGAAGCTCATGGCGGGCAGCTAACAGTAAGTAGCCAGGTGGGGAAAGGTTCTCTGTTTCAAATAGAACTGCCTCTTTAG
- a CDS encoding porin family protein translates to MKTSRFQQFFFISSLAGILLFLSGRSAYAEPLPTTPQPTATSEFSSDLSPLEAKTIPIPDKVLTSAASLQAETLSVQTIDPIPESISEPATPTVAQAVPPGRATLSGPSYVGVGANIGFGGRTDLGRGSFTIFSKIGLTNNLSARPAIAVGSEPALLLPVTVDFPVRSVANGRVGIAPYVGGGAVISTGNDSVVRALVTGGVDVPLSEEFTANAGVNVGFLGKTEVGLRLGVGYNF, encoded by the coding sequence ATGAAGACTTCTCGGTTCCAGCAATTCTTTTTCATTTCCAGTCTGGCAGGAATTCTACTTTTTCTGAGTGGGCGATCGGCTTACGCTGAACCTCTGCCAACTACCCCTCAACCAACTGCTACTTCTGAATTTTCCTCAGATTTATCACCCTTGGAAGCCAAAACAATACCCATACCCGACAAGGTTTTAACCTCTGCTGCCAGTTTGCAGGCTGAAACGTTATCGGTTCAGACAATTGACCCAATTCCTGAATCAATATCAGAACCTGCAACCCCAACGGTTGCCCAAGCAGTACCCCCTGGTCGAGCGACACTATCGGGGCCAAGCTACGTTGGCGTGGGTGCAAATATTGGCTTTGGCGGACGCACTGATTTGGGGCGGGGTAGTTTTACCATTTTCAGCAAAATTGGGTTGACCAATAATTTGTCCGCCCGCCCTGCGATCGCCGTTGGCAGCGAACCGGCTCTTTTACTACCTGTCACCGTTGATTTTCCAGTTCGTTCTGTTGCTAATGGACGAGTCGGTATTGCGCCCTATGTGGGAGGTGGTGCTGTGATTTCGACAGGTAACGATAGCGTAGTACGCGCACTGGTTACAGGTGGTGTCGATGTTCCTTTATCGGAGGAATTTACGGCAAACGCAGGTGTCAACGTCGGATTTTTGGGCAAAACGGAAGTTGGTTTACGGCTAGGTGTCGGTTACAACTTCTAG
- a CDS encoding APC family permease translates to MNRLENIALLERQEPQSAAPKPSISLIDAIALIVGLVIGAGIFETPALVAANTGTVGGVIGVWLIGGVVSLLGALCYAELATTYPHVGGNYYYLKRAFGQPIAVLFAWARMTVIQTGSIALLAFVFGDYASQLLPLGGYSPAIYAAVAIALLTMLNIIGLRQSKHFQNGLAVILVLGLLLVILVGLTSSLPPTPSLPADASPTSSWGLALVFVLLSYGGWNEAAYISAEIHNPQRNIIRSFLWSIGIITGLYVLINLAYLRGLGVAGMADSQAVAADLLRRVLGEPGAAFVSLLVAIATLGSINGTIFTGARSSFALGQDVSSFRWLGRWYPHPSSPTTAYLFQGAIALMLVGLGTFTRKGFETMVDYTAPIFWFFFLLSTLSLIVLRIREPNRIRPFSVPLYPIVPLLFCAICGYLLYSSLIYAGIGAIAGVIVVLLGFPFVRHST, encoded by the coding sequence GTGAATAGATTAGAAAACATTGCACTGCTGGAACGTCAAGAACCTCAAAGCGCGGCTCCAAAACCATCCATTAGTCTAATTGATGCGATCGCCTTGATTGTTGGGTTAGTAATCGGTGCAGGCATTTTTGAAACCCCTGCTTTGGTTGCTGCTAATACCGGCACGGTTGGTGGTGTGATTGGAGTCTGGCTGATTGGTGGTGTGGTGTCATTGCTGGGAGCACTTTGCTATGCCGAATTAGCTACGACCTATCCCCATGTCGGCGGTAACTATTACTACCTGAAACGGGCTTTTGGGCAACCGATCGCGGTTTTATTTGCCTGGGCACGCATGACTGTGATTCAGACTGGATCGATCGCGTTGCTGGCATTTGTGTTTGGCGACTATGCCTCTCAGCTATTGCCACTAGGTGGTTACTCGCCTGCCATTTACGCCGCAGTCGCGATCGCCCTGCTGACAATGCTGAATATCATTGGGCTGCGCCAAAGCAAACACTTCCAGAACGGGCTAGCAGTGATACTCGTTTTAGGCTTATTGCTGGTCATCCTAGTGGGTCTGACATCTTCCCTTCCTCCCACCCCGTCCCTTCCCGCCGATGCCTCCCCTACCTCTTCCTGGGGCTTAGCGCTGGTCTTCGTGCTGCTATCCTACGGCGGTTGGAATGAAGCCGCTTACATTTCTGCCGAAATTCATAACCCGCAGCGCAATATCATCCGCTCTTTCCTGTGGAGTATTGGCATCATTACAGGACTTTATGTGCTGATTAATTTGGCGTATCTGCGGGGATTGGGTGTCGCAGGTATGGCAGACTCTCAAGCTGTTGCCGCCGATTTATTGCGGCGAGTGCTGGGTGAGCCGGGAGCCGCCTTTGTGAGTTTACTGGTTGCGATCGCCACGCTGGGATCGATCAACGGCACCATTTTTACGGGCGCACGCAGTAGCTTTGCTCTAGGACAGGATGTATCTTCCTTTCGCTGGTTGGGACGCTGGTATCCACATCCGAGTTCACCTACAACCGCTTATTTATTTCAAGGCGCGATCGCTCTGATGCTGGTTGGGCTGGGAACCTTCACCCGCAAAGGATTTGAAACAATGGTGGACTATACTGCGCCCATCTTTTGGTTCTTCTTTCTACTGAGCACTCTGTCGTTAATTGTTTTACGCATTCGAGAACCCAATCGCATCCGCCCCTTTAGCGTCCCGCTTTACCCCATCGTTCCGCTGTTGTTCTGTGCCATTTGCGGCTATTTACTCTACTCCAGCCTAATCTATGCAGGCATCGGTGCGATCGCGGGGGTCATCGTTGTTTTACTGGGTTTTCCCTTTGTCCGTCATAGTACATAG
- a CDS encoding methyltransferase domain-containing protein, protein MTIVQHKTIKRSLFIGVSILSLAGIGCSQMRNFETVAPSPTTNSQTDSAADRVETTSNNTTEVPVSNSTTEAPTRTPDVVYVPTPVKVVDEMLRLANVQSNDVVYDLGSGDGRIVIAAAQKVGARGIGIDINPERIREANENAQKAGVSDRVEFRQADLFQTNFSEATVVTLYLLPELNVRLRPKLLSQLKPGTRIVSHEFDMGDWKPEQVVEVEGRKVYYWVVPENPPANLR, encoded by the coding sequence ATGACAATCGTGCAACACAAAACTATTAAACGCTCCCTCTTTATTGGCGTTAGCATTCTCAGTCTTGCTGGAATCGGCTGTAGCCAAATGCGTAACTTTGAGACAGTGGCTCCAAGTCCCACTACTAACTCTCAAACTGATTCTGCTGCCGATCGAGTGGAAACGACTTCTAATAATACAACGGAAGTTCCTGTTTCTAATTCCACAACGGAAGCTCCCACCCGTACACCTGATGTCGTTTACGTGCCAACGCCTGTAAAGGTTGTGGATGAAATGCTGCGGTTGGCAAATGTGCAATCCAATGATGTAGTTTACGATCTCGGTAGTGGCGACGGTCGGATTGTAATTGCAGCCGCTCAAAAGGTGGGCGCACGGGGTATTGGTATTGATATCAACCCAGAACGCATTCGAGAAGCTAATGAGAATGCCCAAAAAGCAGGCGTGAGCGATCGCGTCGAGTTTCGTCAGGCAGATTTATTCCAAACTAACTTCAGTGAGGCCACAGTTGTCACGCTTTACTTACTGCCGGAACTTAACGTCAGACTGCGCCCCAAATTACTCAGTCAATTAAAACCAGGTACGCGCATTGTTTCCCATGAATTCGATATGGGCGATTGGAAACCTGAGCAGGTAGTAGAAGTGGAAGGCAGAAAAGTTTACTACTGGGTTGTACCTGAAAATCCTCCTGCTAATTTGCGGTAG